From Candidatus Binatia bacterium, the proteins below share one genomic window:
- a CDS encoding LysR substrate-binding domain-containing protein, translated as MNPRHIEFVVAVADHRSFTRAAEAVHVSQPSLSHAIAEIEETLGTPLFHRFGRSVSLTSAGKAFVESARLVLRDLSVLYASVKAVEELRVGTLDLAAPQASATELLARLVGEFRARHPGVRVRIQTSENLHDIERYVRTGRCELALTVDTVEPPLVAEVIGREEHVVVFPPGTKLKRRPLKHADLAGLPMIVPTGVYEYYGGLALKITSPDQAPIVAVETESRQALIPLVLAGAGFTFLPRALAEGATRQGVVMAELSPPMRRDIRLVTRPGPLSPAAKVFATLARASATRRA; from the coding sequence ATGAACCCGCGACATATCGAGTTTGTCGTTGCGGTCGCTGACCACCGCAGCTTCACCCGGGCGGCCGAGGCCGTGCACGTTTCGCAGCCATCGCTGTCCCACGCGATTGCTGAAATCGAGGAGACCCTGGGGACACCGCTGTTTCACCGGTTCGGACGCTCGGTCTCGTTGACCTCGGCCGGCAAGGCCTTCGTGGAGTCCGCGCGCCTGGTGCTGCGGGATCTCTCGGTGCTCTACGCTTCCGTCAAGGCGGTGGAGGAGTTGCGGGTGGGGACGCTGGACCTAGCGGCTCCGCAGGCGTCGGCGACGGAATTGCTGGCCCGGCTCGTGGGCGAGTTCCGCGCCCGTCACCCCGGTGTACGAGTGCGTATCCAGACGTCGGAGAACTTGCACGACATCGAGCGCTACGTGCGAACCGGCCGTTGTGAGCTGGCGCTGACGGTGGACACCGTCGAACCCCCGCTGGTGGCCGAGGTGATTGGCCGTGAGGAGCACGTCGTCGTTTTCCCGCCCGGTACGAAATTGAAGCGGCGGCCCCTCAAACACGCCGATCTCGCCGGTCTGCCCATGATCGTTCCGACCGGTGTGTATGAGTACTACGGCGGGCTGGCGCTGAAGATCACATCCCCGGACCAGGCACCCATCGTTGCCGTGGAGACGGAGTCGCGCCAAGCTTTGATCCCGCTCGTGCTGGCGGGTGCCGGTTTCACCTTCCTACCGCGGGCACTGGCCGAGGGCGCCACGCGGCAGGGCGTGGTCATGGCCGAGCTCTCCCCACCCATGCGCCGAGACATCCGGCTCGTCACTCGGCCCGGTCCGCTATCGCCGGCGGCCAAGGTGTTTGCCACTCTGGCGCGCGCCAGCGCCACGCGGCGTGCTTGA
- a CDS encoding PPOX class F420-dependent oxidoreductase: protein MTTFSTTKKTTRIPETYHDILLSRPTGHLATIRPDGQLSVNPVAVMWDGALVRVSTLKSRQKYRNLSNDPRVAISIPHRDNPQHYVEIRGTAELTDDADRSFVNSLARAYMGVDEYPFDRPGDERVVITIHPGHVSGLPPAAALPNRP from the coding sequence ATGACGACGTTCTCGACGACGAAGAAAACCACGCGCATACCGGAGACGTATCACGATATCCTGCTGAGCCGCCCCACCGGGCACCTGGCTACCATTCGGCCGGACGGGCAATTGTCGGTGAACCCGGTGGCCGTGATGTGGGACGGCGCGCTGGTCAGGGTCAGCACGCTCAAGTCGCGTCAGAAGTATCGCAATCTCAGCAATGATCCCCGGGTGGCGATTTCCATTCCGCACCGCGACAATCCGCAACACTACGTCGAGATTCGCGGCACGGCAGAGCTGACCGATGATGCCGACCGTTCGTTCGTGAACTCCCTGGCCCGGGCCTACATGGGCGTCGACGAGTATCCGTTCGACCGCCCGGGCGACGAGCGCGTCGTGATCACCATTCACCCCGGGCATGTTTCGGGGCTTCCGCCGGCCGCCGCCCTCCCCAACCGCCCCTGA